The Pseudolabrys sp. FHR47 genome contains a region encoding:
- a CDS encoding XdhC family protein has protein sequence MKLDLLATLNTERAARRAVVVVTDTETGAQRIVKATDIATDPLAEVLDKRVRMAKSGMEETAQGRVFLTVHVPSPQLVITGAVHISQTLAPLGQMLDYAVTIVDPRTAFATPERFPGISVIAEWPDVALPPLNIDHYTAFVALTHDPKIDDPALMHALSRDCFYIGALGSRKTHGRRLERLKAQGLSDAALARIHAPIGLAIGAVSPAEIAVSIMAEITLRLRVKQDKAEAA, from the coding sequence GTGAAACTCGATCTTCTCGCCACCCTTAACACCGAACGCGCCGCGCGGCGCGCCGTGGTGGTCGTCACCGACACCGAGACCGGCGCGCAGCGCATAGTCAAGGCGACCGACATCGCCACCGATCCGCTCGCCGAGGTGCTCGACAAGCGCGTGCGCATGGCCAAGAGCGGCATGGAAGAAACGGCGCAGGGGCGCGTTTTCCTCACCGTTCATGTGCCGTCGCCGCAGCTCGTCATCACCGGCGCGGTGCATATCTCGCAGACGTTGGCGCCACTTGGCCAGATGCTCGATTACGCCGTGACCATCGTCGATCCGCGTACCGCCTTCGCGACGCCGGAGCGCTTTCCCGGCATCAGCGTGATCGCTGAGTGGCCAGACGTAGCGCTGCCGCCGCTCAACATTGATCATTACACTGCTTTCGTTGCGCTGACGCACGATCCGAAGATCGACGATCCGGCGCTCATGCATGCGCTGTCGCGCGATTGCTTCTATATCGGCGCACTCGGCTCGCGGAAGACGCATGGCCGAAGGCTGGAGCGCCTGAAGGCGCAAGGGCTGTCGGACGCGGCGCTGGCGCGCATTCACGCGCCGATCGGGCTTGCCATCGGCGCGGTGTCGCCGGCCGAGATCGCGGTGTCCATCATGGCCGAGATCACGCTGCGGCTGCGCGTTAAGCAGGACAAGGCGGAAGCGGCATGA
- a CDS encoding NTP transferase domain-containing protein, whose protein sequence is MKFGPVAPKDARGATAVHSIRQGDLVLKKGTVIGDKEIAALDAAGVKEIVVARLDKGDVSEDEAAASIAAAVAGDGTRTDRAFTGRCNLFAETAGILVVDRDTVDSLNRIDEAVTLATLSAYKPVVEGEMIATVKIIPFAVSGKARDRAVAAAKKAEPVIRIAPYVIRKIGVVSTLLPGLAPKVIEKTLHITQERLAPAGATIVAERRVPHDEAALAAAIAEVREAGAEMVIVFGASAIADRRDVIPMAIESAGGAIEHFGMPVDPGNLMLIGRIGEAPVIGAPGCARSPKENGFDWVLMRLLAGLPVSRADITGMGVGGLLMEIVTRPQPRSEPVAEAGQRIAAIVLAAGRSTRMGALNKMLAEIGGKPLVRIAAEQALASRAKPVIVVTGHQREQVEAALAGLPVRFVHNPDYADGLGTSLRTGIAAVPAEAGGAIVCLGDMPQVDSGLIDKLLAAFDPEKGALIVVPSIDGKRGNPVVWSRRFFNELMSISGDVGARHLIGQYGEVTTEVPLSGEAALTDVDTPESLKAVKAEIERA, encoded by the coding sequence ATGAAATTCGGTCCCGTCGCCCCCAAGGATGCGCGTGGCGCCACGGCGGTGCACTCGATCCGCCAGGGCGACCTCGTGCTCAAGAAGGGCACCGTGATTGGCGACAAGGAGATCGCCGCGCTGGACGCCGCCGGTGTGAAAGAGATCGTTGTCGCCCGTCTCGACAAGGGCGATGTCTCGGAAGATGAGGCGGCGGCGAGCATCGCGGCCGCGGTCGCGGGCGATGGCACGCGCACCGACCGCGCCTTCACCGGCCGCTGCAATCTGTTTGCCGAAACCGCCGGCATTTTGGTCGTCGATCGCGATACGGTCGATAGCCTGAACCGCATTGATGAAGCCGTAACGCTGGCGACGCTGTCCGCCTACAAGCCGGTGGTCGAAGGCGAGATGATCGCCACCGTGAAGATCATTCCCTTCGCTGTGTCCGGCAAGGCGCGCGACAGGGCGGTCGCGGCCGCGAAGAAGGCGGAGCCCGTCATTCGAATCGCGCCGTATGTCATCCGCAAGATCGGCGTCGTCTCGACCTTGCTGCCCGGACTCGCGCCCAAGGTGATCGAGAAGACGTTGCACATTACGCAGGAGCGCCTTGCGCCCGCGGGCGCGACCATCGTTGCCGAGCGGCGCGTGCCGCATGACGAGGCCGCGCTCGCCGCCGCCATCGCCGAGGTGCGCGAGGCTGGCGCCGAGATGGTCATCGTGTTCGGCGCTTCCGCCATCGCCGACCGGCGCGACGTCATTCCAATGGCGATCGAAAGCGCCGGCGGCGCCATCGAGCATTTTGGCATGCCGGTCGATCCTGGCAACCTGATGCTGATCGGCCGCATTGGCGAGGCGCCGGTGATCGGCGCGCCGGGCTGTGCGCGCTCGCCGAAGGAAAACGGCTTCGACTGGGTGCTGATGCGTCTGCTTGCCGGACTGCCGGTCTCGCGCGCGGACATCACCGGCATGGGTGTCGGTGGTCTGCTGATGGAGATCGTGACGCGGCCGCAGCCGCGCAGCGAGCCGGTGGCCGAAGCGGGCCAGCGCATCGCCGCGATCGTGCTGGCGGCCGGGCGCTCGACCCGCATGGGCGCGCTGAACAAGATGCTCGCCGAGATCGGCGGCAAGCCCCTGGTGCGCATCGCCGCCGAACAGGCTTTGGCCTCGCGCGCGAAGCCTGTCATTGTCGTCACGGGGCATCAGCGGGAGCAGGTGGAAGCGGCGCTTGCCGGTCTGCCGGTGCGCTTCGTGCATAACCCGGACTATGCCGATGGCCTCGGCACCTCGCTGCGCACCGGCATTGCCGCGGTGCCTGCCGAAGCCGGCGGCGCCATTGTCTGCCTTGGCGACATGCCGCAGGTCGACAGCGGTTTGATCGACAAGCTGCTCGCCGCCTTCGACCCGGAGAAGGGCGCATTGATCGTGGTGCCCTCGATCGACGGCAAGCGCGGCAATCCGGTCGTGTGGTCGCGGCGATTCTTCAATGAATTGATGTCGATCAGCGGCGATGTCGGCGCCCGTCATCTCATCGGCCAGTACGGCGAGGTCACGACTGAAGTGCCGCTGTCCGGGGAGGCGGCATTGACCGATGTCGATACCCCTGAGTCTCTGAAGGCGGTCAAGGCCGAAATTGAACGCGCCTGA
- a CDS encoding TetR/AcrR family transcriptional regulator, with protein MAKKPAARKKARKPTAARSLAPSIRAGTGRNGKSPASAPGTGREARSAERREVILNAALDEFADRGFEAARLDDVAKRAGIAKGTIYLYFRDKETLFQELLREMLTPIVGGFETLGQADIPAKQLAERMRDVFVHEVFETRRKDVIRLMISEGRRFPKLAEFYYREVLSRIFEALHAILKRAAARGEIPQSLAEFPQLIAAPALLAVVWTGLFGNVAPLDVRKMMQTHIDILLAPRTKP; from the coding sequence GTGGCAAAGAAGCCTGCAGCACGGAAAAAGGCGCGGAAGCCAACCGCTGCGAGGAGCCTTGCGCCGTCGATCCGTGCGGGAACGGGTCGCAACGGCAAGAGCCCGGCTTCGGCGCCGGGGACTGGCCGCGAGGCGCGAAGCGCCGAACGTCGCGAGGTCATTCTCAACGCGGCGCTCGACGAGTTCGCCGACCGCGGGTTCGAAGCGGCCCGGCTCGATGACGTCGCCAAACGCGCCGGCATCGCCAAGGGCACCATCTATCTCTATTTCCGCGACAAGGAGACCTTGTTTCAGGAACTGCTACGCGAAATGCTGACGCCGATCGTGGGCGGCTTCGAGACGCTGGGGCAGGCCGATATCCCGGCCAAGCAACTGGCCGAGCGCATGCGCGACGTCTTCGTCCACGAAGTGTTCGAGACCAGGCGCAAGGATGTGATCCGCCTGATGATCTCCGAGGGCCGGCGCTTTCCCAAGCTCGCCGAATTCTACTATCGCGAAGTGTTGTCGCGTATCTTTGAGGCGCTGCACGCAATCCTGAAACGGGCCGCCGCGCGCGGCGAAATCCCGCAGTCGCTCGCGGAGTTTCCGCAACTCATCGCCGCGCCGGCCCTCCTCGCCGTCGTCTGGACCGGACTGTTCGGCAATGTCGCGCCGCTCGACGTGCGAAAGATGATGCAAACCCACATCGATATTCTGCTCGCTCCGAGGACTAAGCCATGA
- a CDS encoding HlyD family secretion protein: MTVRYAALMLVSLALAGCEKGPDRQLQGWVEAETIFVSPDEQGRVEELKVRQGDKVTKGDLLFTLDDDLQRADVQVRQATLAAARQSYARAEELLKTAAGTQKTLDDARSALQQAQANLDAAQTRLTRRRQLSPVTGSVEEVYYRPGETVQPGKPVVALLPPANLKVRFFSPERELAAIQIGDVVGVSCDSCPTGLTAKVTFIARSAEYTPPVIYSLEERAKLVYLIEARPDDPSKLRVGQPVTVTRGGKP, from the coding sequence ATGACTGTTCGTTATGCCGCGCTCATGCTGGTGTCGCTCGCGCTCGCCGGCTGCGAGAAGGGGCCGGACCGGCAGTTGCAAGGCTGGGTCGAAGCCGAAACGATCTTCGTGTCGCCGGACGAGCAGGGCCGCGTCGAAGAGCTGAAGGTGCGTCAGGGCGACAAGGTCACGAAGGGCGATCTCCTGTTCACCCTCGACGACGATCTGCAACGCGCCGATGTGCAGGTTCGGCAGGCGACCTTGGCTGCCGCGCGACAATCTTACGCGCGCGCCGAGGAACTGCTGAAGACCGCGGCCGGCACACAGAAGACACTCGACGACGCACGATCCGCCTTGCAGCAGGCGCAGGCCAATCTCGACGCGGCGCAAACACGGCTGACGCGGCGGCGTCAGTTGAGCCCGGTCACCGGATCGGTCGAGGAGGTTTATTACCGCCCGGGCGAGACCGTGCAACCGGGCAAGCCGGTCGTTGCGCTGCTGCCGCCGGCGAATTTGAAGGTACGCTTCTTCTCTCCGGAGCGCGAACTGGCCGCCATCCAGATCGGCGATGTCGTCGGCGTGTCCTGCGATAGTTGCCCGACAGGGCTGACGGCGAAGGTCACCTTTATTGCCCGCAGCGCTGAATATACGCCACCGGTGATCTACAGCCTCGAGGAGCGCGCCAAGCTCGTCTACCTGATCGAGGCGCGGCCGGACGATCCATCAAAACTGCGCGTCGGCCAGCCCGTCACCGTTACACGCGGAGGCAAGCCGTGA
- a CDS encoding ABC transporter ATP-binding protein, translated as MNAEVGRDVAIDVQHLTKRFDGRAVVRDVSMQVRRGSIYGFLGPNGSGKTTTIRMLCGLLTPDEGTGTCLGYDIRTETDKIKQHVGYMTQKFSLYQDLSVRENLEFIARLYGLERPRAAARGAIERLGLKGREEQLAGELSGGWKQRLALGACTLSGPQLLLLDEPTAGVDPKARREFWNEIHALAAEGLTVLVSTHYMDEAERCHEIAYIAYGELLVRGTVEEVIAASNLTTYVVSARNGDGINALGHELERKPGVDMVAPFGTSLHVSSRDGAALEAAIAPYRERRDLVWQRSEASLEDVFIDLMGRAKDNFQ; from the coding sequence GTGAACGCTGAAGTGGGCCGCGACGTCGCCATCGACGTCCAGCACCTGACCAAGCGCTTCGACGGCCGCGCCGTGGTGCGCGACGTCTCGATGCAGGTCAGGCGCGGCTCGATCTACGGCTTTCTCGGGCCGAACGGCTCCGGCAAGACCACGACCATCCGGATGCTGTGCGGCCTGCTGACGCCGGACGAGGGCACCGGCACCTGTCTCGGCTATGACATCCGTACCGAAACCGACAAGATCAAGCAGCACGTCGGCTACATGACGCAGAAATTCTCGCTGTATCAGGACTTGTCGGTGCGCGAGAACCTGGAATTCATCGCCCGGCTTTATGGCCTGGAACGCCCGCGTGCGGCGGCGCGCGGGGCGATCGAGCGCCTCGGACTTAAGGGCCGCGAGGAACAGCTCGCCGGCGAATTGTCGGGCGGCTGGAAGCAGCGGTTGGCGCTGGGCGCCTGCACATTGTCGGGCCCTCAACTGCTCCTCCTCGACGAGCCGACCGCGGGCGTCGATCCCAAGGCGCGGCGCGAATTCTGGAACGAGATCCACGCGCTCGCCGCCGAAGGGCTCACCGTGCTGGTGTCGACGCATTACATGGACGAGGCCGAGCGCTGCCACGAGATTGCTTATATCGCCTATGGCGAGCTCCTGGTGCGCGGTACCGTCGAGGAGGTAATCGCGGCGTCGAACCTCACCACCTATGTGGTAAGCGCGCGGAACGGCGACGGCATCAATGCACTCGGCCATGAACTCGAGCGCAAGCCCGGCGTCGACATGGTGGCGCCGTTTGGCACCAGCCTGCACGTCTCGAGCCGCGACGGCGCCGCGCTCGAAGCCGCCATCGCGCCTTATCGCGAGCGCCGCGATCTCGTCTGGCAACGGTCGGAAGCATCGCTCGAGGATGTGTTCATCGACCTGATGGGCCGCGCCAAGGATAACTTCCAATGA
- a CDS encoding ABC transporter permease: MNQVIPAKAPGRMSGNGFWRKTWAMLIKEFIQLKRDRVSFAMIVMVPLMQLLLFGYAINTTPRDLPTAVLLQESSDVGRSILAALKNTRYFKVTELPRTEAEFDQLLASGKVLFGIEIPANFERSLRRGENPAMLVAADATDPVAAGSALSALNRLAQTALQHDYAIPAAGTPAFEIRTHARYNPAAKTELNIVPGLVGTILTMTMLIFTALSVTREIERGTMENLLSMPITPVEIMLGKIIPYVAVGFVQAALIIGIGILLFGVPLLGSLGLLAALSTLFIATNLATGYTFSTIAQNQLQAMQMSIMYFLPNILLSGFMFPFAGMPVWAQWIGEALPLTHYLRIVRSIMLKGAGVSDLHYDAAALAVLMLMAMTIAVTRFRRTLD; encoded by the coding sequence ATGAACCAGGTCATTCCCGCAAAAGCACCGGGACGCATGAGCGGCAATGGCTTCTGGCGCAAAACCTGGGCCATGCTGATCAAGGAGTTCATCCAGCTCAAGCGCGACCGCGTTTCGTTCGCCATGATTGTGATGGTGCCGTTGATGCAGTTGCTGCTGTTCGGCTATGCCATCAACACGACGCCGCGCGATCTGCCGACCGCGGTGCTGTTGCAGGAATCGAGCGACGTCGGGCGCTCCATTTTGGCCGCGCTCAAGAACACGCGGTACTTCAAGGTCACGGAACTGCCGCGCACCGAGGCGGAATTCGACCAACTGCTCGCCTCCGGCAAGGTGCTGTTCGGCATCGAGATCCCGGCGAATTTCGAGCGCTCGCTCCGGCGCGGCGAGAATCCGGCAATGCTGGTAGCAGCGGATGCGACCGATCCGGTCGCGGCGGGTTCGGCGCTGTCCGCGCTTAACCGGCTGGCGCAAACGGCCCTGCAGCACGACTACGCCATTCCCGCCGCGGGCACGCCCGCCTTCGAGATCAGAACTCACGCGCGATACAATCCGGCCGCCAAGACCGAGCTGAACATCGTGCCAGGCCTTGTCGGCACCATCCTAACCATGACCATGCTGATCTTCACGGCCTTGTCCGTGACGCGCGAGATCGAGCGCGGCACTATGGAAAATCTGCTGTCGATGCCGATCACGCCGGTCGAGATCATGCTCGGCAAGATCATTCCCTATGTCGCAGTCGGCTTCGTGCAGGCGGCGCTGATTATCGGCATCGGCATCCTGCTGTTCGGCGTGCCGTTGCTCGGCAGTCTCGGCCTGCTCGCGGCGCTGAGCACGCTTTTCATCGCCACCAATTTGGCGACCGGCTACACCTTTTCGACCATCGCGCAGAACCAGCTGCAGGCGATGCAGATGTCGATCATGTATTTCCTGCCGAACATCCTGCTGTCGGGATTCATGTTTCCGTTCGCCGGCATGCCAGTCTGGGCGCAGTGGATCGGCGAGGCGCTGCCGCTGACGCACTATCTGCGCATCGTGCGCTCGATCATGCTGAAAGGCGCCGGGGTATCCGATCTGCATTACGACGCGGCGGCGCTCGCGGTGCTGATGCTGATGGCGATGACTATTGCCGTGACACGTTTCCGCCGCACGCTCGATTAG
- the bcsS gene encoding cellulose biosynthesis protein BcsS translates to MRLGKCMGEALVAAAICICGFPAIADTADDDPTTLQFSGRDAWRNGVFAYSGFLYAPGGFERDGFMLKLLVNGGVYRYWPGSMPGQEVRGAEWQMQILPGFRIKRGATEMKFFFGPEWQKHWLWPDDPGNSLRGQNFGARFAAELWSEPTTETLIAGDVSLGTLSTSHSARLALGWRVAGELLNEEFFYLGPELQVFDSDGYRQSRIGLHITSMKTGDVEWSAAIGYARDTDGHSSPYFRLSLAQKL, encoded by the coding sequence ATGAGACTCGGCAAGTGCATGGGCGAGGCACTCGTCGCGGCCGCCATTTGCATTTGCGGCTTCCCGGCCATTGCGGACACCGCGGACGACGACCCCACCACGCTGCAATTTTCCGGCCGCGATGCCTGGCGCAACGGCGTCTTCGCCTATTCGGGCTTTCTCTACGCGCCGGGCGGTTTCGAGCGCGACGGCTTCATGCTCAAGCTGCTGGTGAACGGCGGCGTCTACCGCTACTGGCCCGGCAGCATGCCGGGACAGGAAGTTCGCGGCGCCGAGTGGCAGATGCAAATTCTACCCGGCTTTCGCATCAAGCGCGGCGCCACCGAAATGAAGTTTTTCTTCGGCCCGGAATGGCAGAAGCACTGGCTGTGGCCGGACGACCCCGGCAACAGTCTGCGCGGCCAGAACTTCGGCGCGCGTTTCGCCGCCGAACTGTGGAGTGAGCCCACAACGGAGACACTCATTGCGGGCGATGTGTCGCTGGGCACGCTGTCGACCAGTCATTCGGCGCGGCTCGCCTTGGGCTGGCGCGTCGCAGGCGAACTGCTCAACGAGGAATTCTTTTACCTAGGGCCCGAGTTGCAGGTCTTCGACAGCGACGGTTATCGCCAGAGCCGCATAGGGCTGCACATCACCAGCATGAAAACCGGCGATGTCGAATGGTCGGCCGCGATCGGCTATGCCCGCGACACCGACGGTCACTCCAGCCCTTATTTCAGGCTCAGCCTCGCCCAGAAACTCTAA
- a CDS encoding helix-turn-helix transcriptional regulator has protein sequence MAKTCAATEHIPLHIHRRGQLLHATSGIMRVETEQAAWILPPARAIWLPPQLPHKVTMRSKVEMRTVYIDQARCVGLPRHPVFAEMSGLLRELILALLKEPADYAEEDRGGAIARLILTEIGRLDERRYDVPMPRDERVLRVVRVLLDDPAVDHDLDRWADESGASRRTLARLFRQETGLGFAEWRARLRAVDGLARLSNGVSVAESAASVGYASASAFSAMIRRTLGEPPRRLTATQPRIS, from the coding sequence ATGGCCAAGACCTGCGCGGCCACCGAGCACATTCCCCTGCACATCCACCGCCGTGGTCAATTGCTCCATGCCACCAGTGGCATCATGCGGGTCGAGACTGAGCAGGCTGCCTGGATTCTGCCGCCGGCCCGGGCGATCTGGTTGCCGCCGCAGTTGCCGCACAAAGTCACGATGCGGAGCAAGGTCGAGATGCGCACCGTGTATATCGACCAGGCCCGATGCGTGGGCCTGCCGCGCCACCCGGTGTTCGCCGAAATGTCCGGGCTGTTGCGCGAATTGATCCTCGCCCTTTTGAAGGAACCGGCGGACTACGCCGAGGAAGATCGTGGCGGCGCTATTGCCCGGCTCATTCTCACCGAGATCGGCCGTCTGGACGAGCGCCGCTACGACGTGCCGATGCCGCGCGACGAGCGAGTCTTGCGCGTCGTCCGCGTGCTCCTGGACGACCCGGCCGTCGACCATGACCTCGACCGCTGGGCGGATGAGTCCGGCGCCAGCCGGCGGACGCTGGCCCGCCTGTTCCGTCAGGAAACCGGCCTCGGCTTTGCCGAATGGCGCGCCCGCCTCCGCGCGGTCGATGGTCTGGCGCGGCTGTCGAATGGCGTGTCGGTCGCCGAATCCGCGGCGTCGGTCGGCTATGCCAGCGCCTCGGCTTTCTCTGCCATGATCCGGCGTACCCTCGGCGAGCCCCCGCGCCGGCTCACTGCGACTCAACCGCGTATCAGTTGA
- a CDS encoding MFS transporter, which translates to MTATTTAAAPADETARRRSITFLNIAHGFDHYVLLIYPTVVIGLEAVYGRPYSELIALSSAAFVAFGLFSLPAGWLADRWSRRNMMAAFYLGCGLSMIAVAMAPNLIVLSIAMFAIGIFAAIYHPVGMAMLIEAAGASGGTIGRTLAFNGVCGNLGVSLAAGISGALAWWIGWRAAFYVPAAFMLVAGIFYLRLTPDDRHHASKRQSKAAVPLTAKLMAVMFGLFLVIALSAGLVFNVLTIALPKVVDEGMVKGVPLVLVGSVATAVLLCGALAQLAIGRLVERFAPHYLFAVVTCLGFVGNFWASQADGIPLMIALAIAIAAIYAQVTVNDIILARYTADAWRGRVYAVRYFTLFISSGIAIGMIALLHKTGGFGLVLGANAAVALVMFLTTLALTAMVVNIENRQALQPAE; encoded by the coding sequence ATGACCGCCACCACAACTGCCGCCGCCCCAGCCGACGAGACCGCCCGCCGACGCTCCATCACCTTCCTGAACATCGCGCACGGCTTCGACCACTACGTGCTGCTGATCTATCCGACGGTCGTCATCGGACTTGAAGCGGTTTACGGCCGGCCTTACAGCGAGCTGATCGCGCTCTCGAGTGCCGCCTTCGTGGCTTTCGGCCTTTTCTCATTGCCGGCCGGTTGGCTCGCCGACCGCTGGAGCCGCCGCAACATGATGGCGGCGTTCTATCTCGGCTGCGGCCTGTCAATGATCGCGGTGGCGATGGCGCCGAACCTGATTGTGCTGTCCATTGCGATGTTCGCGATTGGGATATTTGCCGCCATCTACCATCCGGTCGGCATGGCGATGCTGATTGAAGCAGCCGGCGCGAGTGGCGGGACGATCGGCCGCACGCTTGCCTTCAACGGCGTCTGCGGCAATCTCGGGGTCTCGCTGGCGGCCGGTATTTCCGGTGCGCTCGCCTGGTGGATCGGCTGGCGCGCCGCGTTCTATGTGCCGGCAGCGTTCATGCTCGTCGCGGGTATCTTCTATCTCCGACTGACGCCGGACGATCGCCACCACGCCAGCAAGCGCCAGAGCAAGGCTGCGGTGCCGCTGACCGCGAAGCTGATGGCGGTGATGTTTGGCCTGTTCCTGGTGATCGCGCTATCGGCCGGTCTTGTGTTCAACGTGCTCACCATTGCGCTGCCAAAGGTTGTCGATGAGGGCATGGTGAAGGGTGTGCCGCTGGTGCTGGTTGGAAGCGTTGCCACGGCGGTGCTGCTGTGCGGCGCCCTGGCGCAGCTCGCCATCGGCCGTCTCGTCGAGCGCTTTGCGCCGCATTACCTGTTCGCGGTCGTGACCTGCCTCGGCTTCGTCGGCAACTTCTGGGCTTCGCAGGCCGATGGCATTCCGTTGATGATCGCACTCGCCATCGCGATTGCCGCGATCTACGCGCAGGTGACGGTCAACGACATCATCCTCGCCCGCTATACCGCGGATGCCTGGCGCGGCCGCGTCTATGCCGTGCGCTATTTCACCTTGTTCATTTCCTCCGGCATCGCCATCGGCATGATCGCGCTGCTGCACAAGACCGGGGGCTTCGGTCTCGTGCTCGGCGCCAATGCCGCGGTGGCGCTGGTGATGTTTCTCACCACGCTGGCGCTCACGGCCATGGTCGTGAATATCGAGAACCGGCAGGCCCTGCAGCCGGCGGAATAG
- a CDS encoding sulfate ABC transporter substrate-binding protein: MRILTTRSLIRVSLAGAVAAAVGMNLASVQPAVAQTTLVNVSYDPTRELYRDYSEYFVKYWKEKTGKTIEISNSHGGSGAQVRSVIDGLPADVVTFPLEGDILGIQQKGLISADWKSKFPADSSPYTSTIVFLVRKGNPKGIKDWDDLIKPGVVVITPNPKTSGGARWNYLAAWAYELERSKGDQKKAQDFVAAIYKNVAVLDTGARGSTNTFVQNKVGDVLIAWENEALLSLKEFGADYEIVVPSVSILAEVKVAIVDKNVDKKGTREVAKAFLDQLYSPEAQKIFAKNFYRPGKPEHVDPANLKAFPKVKLVKVDEVFGGWAKAQPTHFDNGGIFDKIYSKN; this comes from the coding sequence ATGCGCATTTTGACGACCCGATCCTTAATTCGTGTGTCGCTGGCCGGCGCTGTTGCGGCGGCCGTCGGTATGAACCTGGCCTCGGTGCAGCCGGCCGTGGCGCAAACGACGCTCGTCAATGTGTCATACGATCCCACGCGCGAGCTTTACCGCGACTACTCCGAGTACTTCGTCAAGTACTGGAAAGAGAAGACCGGCAAGACGATCGAAATCAGTAACAGCCACGGCGGCTCGGGTGCGCAGGTCCGATCCGTGATCGACGGCCTGCCCGCCGATGTGGTAACCTTCCCACTCGAAGGCGACATTCTCGGCATTCAGCAGAAGGGCCTGATCAGCGCCGACTGGAAGAGCAAATTCCCCGCCGATTCCTCGCCCTATACCTCGACCATCGTTTTCCTGGTCCGCAAAGGCAACCCGAAGGGCATCAAGGACTGGGACGATCTGATTAAGCCGGGTGTGGTGGTGATCACGCCGAACCCGAAGACATCGGGCGGAGCGCGCTGGAATTACCTCGCGGCCTGGGCCTACGAGTTGGAGCGCAGCAAGGGCGATCAGAAAAAGGCCCAGGATTTCGTCGCTGCGATCTACAAGAATGTGGCGGTGCTTGACACCGGCGCGCGTGGTTCGACCAACACCTTCGTGCAGAACAAGGTCGGCGACGTGCTGATCGCTTGGGAGAACGAGGCGCTCCTCTCGCTCAAGGAGTTCGGCGCGGACTACGAAATCGTCGTGCCGTCTGTCTCGATCCTCGCCGAGGTGAAGGTGGCGATCGTCGACAAGAACGTCGACAAGAAGGGGACGCGCGAGGTCGCCAAGGCTTTCCTCGACCAGCTTTATTCGCCCGAGGCGCAAAAGATCTTCGCCAAGAACTTCTACCGGCCGGGCAAGCCGGAGCATGTCGACCCTGCCAATCTCAAGGCCTTCCCGAAAGTCAAGCTGGTCAAAGTCGATGAGGTATTCGGTGGATGGGCCAAGGCTCAGCCGACCCATTTCGACAACGGGGGCATTTTCGACAAGATATACTCGAAGAATTGA
- the cysT gene encoding sulfate ABC transporter permease subunit CysT — MSGIRFREASIIPGFRLTFGFTVFYLSLIVLIPIIGLYIKTFELDWERFWAIVTGPRFMAAMQLSFGASLLAALFNVIVGVVIAWVLVRYRFFAARLLDAIVDLPFALPTAVAGIALTALYVPQGWLGRLFSPFGITIAYTPVGIWIALVFIGLPFVVRTVQPVLEDFSREVEEAAATLGAPRRATILRVILPPLIPAILTGFALAFARAVGEYGSVIFIAGNIPRKTEILPLLIVFRLEERDYAAAAAIAAVMLTISFVILLLINLLQVWSYRRFGNG; from the coding sequence ATGTCTGGCATTCGATTCCGGGAAGCAAGTATTATCCCAGGCTTTCGGCTGACCTTCGGTTTCACGGTCTTCTATCTTTCCCTCATTGTTCTCATTCCGATTATCGGGCTCTATATCAAGACGTTTGAGCTTGATTGGGAGCGCTTCTGGGCCATCGTCACCGGACCACGGTTCATGGCCGCGATGCAACTGAGCTTCGGGGCGTCGCTGCTCGCTGCGTTGTTCAATGTCATCGTCGGCGTCGTCATCGCATGGGTCCTGGTGCGCTATCGTTTCTTCGCGGCGCGTCTTCTCGACGCCATCGTCGATCTGCCTTTCGCCTTGCCGACCGCGGTCGCCGGTATCGCGCTCACCGCGCTCTACGTGCCGCAAGGCTGGCTCGGCCGCCTGTTCTCGCCATTCGGCATCACCATCGCCTATACACCGGTCGGCATCTGGATCGCGCTGGTGTTTATCGGTTTGCCCTTCGTCGTGCGGACCGTCCAGCCGGTGCTCGAGGACTTCAGCCGCGAGGTTGAGGAAGCCGCGGCAACGCTCGGCGCGCCGCGGCGTGCGACGATTTTGCGCGTCATTCTCCCGCCGTTGATCCCTGCGATTCTCACCGGGTTCGCCCTCGCATTCGCCCGTGCCGTCGGCGAGTACGGCTCGGTCATCTTCATCGCCGGCAATATCCCGAGGAAAACCGAGATTTTGCCGCTGCTCATCGTGTTTCGTCTGGAGGAGCGTGACTATGCCGCCGCGGCTGCCATTGCCGCTGTGATGCTGACCATTTCATTCGTCATTTTGCTCCTGATCAACCTGCTCCAGGTGTGGAGTTACCGGAGGTTCGGGAATGGTTGA